In one window of Microbacterium natoriense DNA:
- a CDS encoding TetR/AcrR family transcriptional regulator: MGNREDLLAGARRAILERGVAKVTARDIAAEAGVSLAAIGYHFGSKDELVTAALLESVGDGIGDGMEAIVGETAALPLLDGFARLWDRMPEVFERNREALLASLENTVRVLRDADGAKALGEAAEQGYLGVAEQLRDAHPELGEDEVVAVAKLDFALVQSLGIMWLMNPESLPSGEEFARAVAVLARD, translated from the coding sequence ATGGGAAATCGTGAAGACCTGCTCGCGGGCGCTCGCCGCGCGATCCTCGAACGGGGCGTCGCCAAGGTGACAGCCCGCGACATCGCCGCCGAAGCGGGGGTCAGCCTCGCCGCGATCGGCTATCACTTCGGTTCGAAGGATGAGCTCGTGACCGCCGCCCTGCTGGAGTCGGTGGGTGACGGCATCGGCGACGGTATGGAGGCCATCGTCGGCGAGACGGCCGCGCTGCCGCTGCTCGACGGCTTCGCGCGGTTGTGGGATCGCATGCCGGAAGTCTTCGAGCGCAATCGCGAGGCGCTGCTCGCGAGCCTGGAGAACACGGTCCGCGTCCTGCGCGACGCCGACGGCGCGAAGGCGCTGGGGGAGGCTGCGGAGCAGGGGTATCTCGGCGTGGCCGAGCAGTTGCGCGACGCGCATCCGGAACTCGGCGAAGACGAGGTCGTGGCGGTCGCAAAGCTCGACTTCGCCCTCGTGCAGAGCCTGGGCATCATGTGGCTGATGAATCCGGAGTCCCTGCCCAGCGGCGAGGAGTTCGCGCGCGCCGTCGCGGTGCTCGCACGCGACTGA
- a CDS encoding FAD-dependent monooxygenase, with product MNATAPTTHILVSGAGIAGLALALQLVRAGIRTTVVERADGPRPGGQAVDLRGASREVAERMGLLEKIEPYRVDEKGLAYVDARGRVFGRMSMEDFDGKGAVAEIEIARGDLSEVLRRELAAGPSGLLDLRYGDRITSVMQDASGVDVAFASAATARYDIVVATDGVHSSTRRLVFGPEEQFRTYLGGYAAFFTLPTPADVEEGWFSMRFTPGATFGIRPDLDPRTSKAMLTLRVDRDPSLRGDLDAQKSLIRRMLAGAGWHAETILAAMETADDFYFDELMRLEVPNPVRGRVALLGDAASSGSPMSGMGTATALIGAYLLAARIADGDRDALPDALARYAEQIRPFAAQGMTLMGGGVERMVPASRLQAAIMRATMGVMLSRPFRPIVRRMFAASQQDLPLPE from the coding sequence ATGAACGCCACCGCTCCCACCACCCACATCCTCGTCTCCGGTGCCGGCATCGCCGGACTCGCCCTGGCTCTGCAATTGGTGCGCGCTGGCATCCGCACCACCGTCGTCGAACGCGCCGACGGCCCGCGACCCGGCGGCCAGGCCGTCGATCTGCGCGGCGCCAGCCGCGAGGTCGCCGAGCGCATGGGCCTCCTGGAGAAGATCGAGCCCTACCGCGTCGACGAGAAGGGGCTCGCCTACGTCGACGCCCGCGGCCGCGTGTTCGGGCGCATGTCGATGGAGGACTTCGACGGCAAGGGCGCCGTGGCGGAGATCGAGATCGCCCGCGGAGATCTCAGCGAGGTGCTGCGCCGCGAGCTCGCGGCTGGCCCCTCCGGCCTGCTCGACCTGCGCTACGGCGACCGGATCACCTCGGTGATGCAGGATGCGAGCGGGGTCGACGTCGCGTTCGCGAGCGCGGCCACCGCCCGCTACGACATCGTCGTCGCCACCGACGGCGTGCACTCCTCTACGCGGCGACTCGTCTTCGGCCCCGAGGAGCAGTTCCGCACCTATCTCGGCGGATACGCCGCCTTCTTCACCCTGCCCACGCCGGCCGACGTCGAGGAGGGCTGGTTCTCGATGCGGTTCACGCCCGGGGCCACCTTCGGCATCCGTCCCGATCTCGACCCGAGGACGTCGAAGGCGATGCTGACGCTGCGCGTCGATCGGGACCCATCGCTGCGCGGCGACCTCGACGCGCAGAAGTCGTTGATCAGGCGGATGCTGGCGGGGGCCGGCTGGCACGCCGAGACGATCCTCGCGGCCATGGAGACCGCCGACGATTTCTACTTCGACGAGCTCATGCGCCTCGAGGTGCCGAACCCCGTGCGAGGGCGGGTGGCGCTGCTGGGTGATGCCGCATCGAGCGGCTCGCCGATGTCGGGCATGGGCACCGCCACCGCGCTGATCGGCGCCTACCTCCTCGCGGCGAGGATCGCCGACGGCGACCGTGACGCCCTGCCCGATGCGCTCGCCCGGTACGCCGAGCAGATCCGTCCGTTCGCCGCACAGGGAATGACGCTGATGGGAGGAGGCGTCGAGCGGATGGTGCCGGCCAGCAGGCTGCAGGCGGCGATCATGCGGGCGACTATGGGCGTCATGCTGTCGCGCCCGTTCCGCCCGATCGTGCGCCGGATGTTCGCCGCCTCGCAGCAGGATCTCCCGCTGCCGGAGTGA
- a CDS encoding thiolase family protein has product MSTRSEAVLIDVVRTPVGRGKPGGALSDVHPVDLAAGVLAAVLERNGLESAQVDDVMLGCVSQVGDQSMNIARQAVLAAGFDESVPATTIDRQCGSSQQAVHFAAAGIAAGHNDVVLVGGVESMSRVPLGSSATGGSPMSQRLRDRYPEGLVNQGVSAELIAQKWGLGRDDLDAFAAESHARAVRAWQDGFFDRTVIAVPEAPDAATDETVRDGTTVEKLAGLPASFRTDALAARFPDLDWSITPGNSSPLTDGASAALLMSAERAEQLGLTPRARFRAFDVVGDDPLMMLTGPIPATRRVLERAGLSIDDIDAYEVNEAFASVPLAWAAELDADPDRLNPRGGAIALGHALGSSGTRLLGTLLSHLEATGGRYGLQTMCEGGGMANALVLERL; this is encoded by the coding sequence ATGAGCACGCGCAGCGAAGCCGTCCTGATCGATGTCGTCCGCACCCCGGTGGGCCGAGGCAAGCCGGGAGGCGCGCTGTCGGACGTCCACCCGGTGGATCTCGCCGCCGGAGTGCTCGCGGCGGTCCTCGAGCGCAACGGCCTGGAATCCGCGCAAGTCGACGATGTCATGCTCGGCTGCGTGAGCCAGGTCGGCGACCAGTCGATGAACATCGCGCGTCAGGCCGTGCTGGCAGCCGGATTCGACGAGTCGGTGCCCGCGACGACGATCGATCGGCAGTGCGGCTCGAGCCAGCAGGCCGTGCACTTCGCGGCCGCCGGCATCGCGGCAGGGCACAACGACGTCGTGCTCGTCGGGGGAGTCGAGTCGATGAGCCGGGTGCCACTCGGATCGTCGGCGACAGGAGGATCGCCGATGTCGCAGCGTCTGCGCGACCGCTACCCGGAAGGGCTCGTGAACCAGGGCGTGAGCGCCGAGCTCATCGCGCAGAAGTGGGGACTGGGACGCGACGACCTCGATGCCTTCGCCGCCGAGTCGCATGCGCGAGCCGTCCGCGCGTGGCAGGACGGCTTCTTCGACCGCACCGTGATCGCGGTTCCCGAGGCGCCGGATGCCGCGACCGACGAGACCGTGCGCGACGGCACCACCGTCGAGAAGCTTGCGGGGCTGCCGGCATCCTTCCGCACCGATGCCCTCGCCGCGCGGTTCCCTGACCTCGACTGGAGCATCACCCCGGGCAACTCGTCGCCCCTCACCGACGGCGCATCAGCCGCTCTGCTCATGAGCGCGGAGCGCGCGGAACAGCTCGGGCTGACGCCACGCGCCCGCTTCCGCGCCTTCGACGTGGTCGGCGACGATCCGCTGATGATGCTCACCGGGCCTATCCCGGCCACGCGGCGGGTGCTCGAGCGTGCAGGGCTCTCGATCGACGACATCGACGCCTACGAGGTGAACGAGGCCTTCGCCTCGGTGCCGCTCGCCTGGGCGGCAGAGCTCGACGCGGATCCCGATCGGCTCAATCCGCGCGGCGGCGCGATCGCCCTCGGTCATGCGCTCGGCTCCTCCGGCACGCGCCTGCTCGGAACGCTGCTGAGCCATCTGGAGGCGACCGGCGGCCGCTACGGCCTGCAGACGATGTGCGAGGGCGGCGGCATGGCGAACGCCCTGGTCCTGGAGCGCCTGTAG
- a CDS encoding antibiotic biosynthesis monooxygenase, with protein MSSEPITVSIRREVDPERIAEATAWVQTGVNLAHRYPGFLGSGWVRDGEDSNVWHMLYRFADEKTLLAWEQSGEREWWRATGDGFVRSERARRRSGIEGWFDEPTTDTITIPRGDGTTTTMSVVRTPPRWKQAISIWLGFFPLNVAFTYATSPIPGWSELPIWLRVLGTTVVLTPIMTYWVLPWVTRSLRNWLAR; from the coding sequence ATGTCCAGCGAACCCATCACCGTGTCCATCCGCCGCGAGGTCGACCCCGAGCGAATCGCCGAGGCGACCGCCTGGGTGCAGACCGGCGTGAACCTCGCGCACCGCTATCCCGGCTTCCTCGGCTCGGGCTGGGTGCGCGACGGCGAGGACTCGAACGTCTGGCACATGCTCTACCGCTTCGCAGACGAGAAGACGCTGCTCGCGTGGGAGCAATCAGGCGAGCGCGAGTGGTGGCGGGCGACGGGCGACGGCTTCGTGCGCAGCGAGCGGGCGCGGCGCCGCTCGGGCATAGAGGGCTGGTTCGACGAGCCCACCACCGACACCATCACGATCCCACGCGGCGACGGCACCACGACGACCATGTCGGTCGTGCGCACCCCGCCGCGCTGGAAGCAGGCGATCTCGATCTGGCTCGGCTTCTTCCCCCTCAACGTGGCCTTCACCTATGCGACCAGTCCGATCCCCGGCTGGAGCGAGCTGCCGATCTGGCTGCGGGTTCTCGGGACGACCGTCGTGCTCACCCCGATCATGACCTACTGGGTGCTGCCGTGGGTGACCCGCTCGCTGCGGAACTGGCTGGCGCGCTGA
- a CDS encoding LysR family transcriptional regulator produces MSDRNIDGLRDVSLWRTFLAAHRSGSVSAAARMLGLAQSSVTAQLQTLERHMGEPLFERHARGIRPTPRADDLAARLAGPMDQLALVAGAAAPASPVRLGGAAEFLERVAMPALGPAIAAGLRLTVVPGLADDLLEQLRVGSLDLVISAVRPRGRTLPASALCDEEFALVAAPSLGIDPAERPRLEHPLLAYARDLPILRRYWRHVFGERLEREPDLVIADLRAVAAAAVAGAGVTVLPTYLIADELADGRLFVLHPTDDPPINTLYLVRRPGPPVTGIDVIDTALRAAVAKF; encoded by the coding sequence ATGAGCGATCGGAATATCGATGGGCTACGCGATGTCTCGCTGTGGCGTACCTTTCTCGCGGCCCATCGCTCGGGTTCGGTCTCGGCGGCGGCGCGGATGCTCGGGCTGGCACAGTCCTCGGTGACCGCTCAACTGCAGACGCTGGAGCGGCACATGGGCGAGCCGCTGTTCGAACGCCACGCGCGCGGCATCCGCCCCACGCCGCGGGCCGACGATCTCGCCGCGCGGCTCGCCGGTCCCATGGACCAGCTGGCCCTCGTCGCCGGTGCGGCGGCCCCGGCCTCCCCGGTGAGGCTCGGCGGGGCCGCTGAGTTCCTCGAGCGCGTCGCGATGCCGGCTCTGGGCCCGGCGATCGCCGCAGGGCTGCGGCTCACCGTCGTACCCGGTCTCGCCGACGACCTGCTCGAGCAGCTGCGTGTCGGCAGCCTCGATCTCGTGATCTCGGCCGTTCGTCCCCGCGGCAGGACGCTGCCGGCATCCGCGCTGTGCGACGAGGAGTTCGCGCTCGTGGCCGCGCCCTCGCTCGGCATCGACCCGGCCGAGCGCCCGCGCCTCGAGCATCCGCTGCTCGCCTACGCGCGTGACCTGCCGATCCTGCGCCGATACTGGCGCCACGTGTTCGGTGAGCGTCTCGAACGCGAGCCCGACCTCGTGATCGCCGATCTGCGCGCCGTGGCCGCGGCGGCCGTCGCAGGAGCGGGCGTCACCGTGTTGCCGACCTATCTGATCGCCGATGAGCTCGCCGACGGGCGCCTCTTCGTGCTGCATCCGACCGATGATCCGCCGATCAACACGCTGTATCTGGTGCGGCGGCCCGGTCCGCCGGTCACGGGGATCGACGTGATCGACACCGCGCTGCGCGCCGCCGTCGCGAAGTTCTGA
- a CDS encoding type 1 glutamine amidotransferase domain-containing protein, with product MSHVLFVVTAARTWTLSDGTAHPTGYWAEELITPYEQLTAAGHEVSFATPGGIAPVADAGSLRDGDAEAIAAIDELASPLVLADVDPAAYDAVYYPGGHGPMQDLATDADSAALIAATIGGGRLLAAVCHGLAALLPARDVSGQPIVAGRTITGFSDEEERIGGLADRAPFLLESSLRELGAEVEVAEPWSDHTVVDGRLITGQNPQSSASAAAALVAALG from the coding sequence ATGTCTCACGTCCTCTTCGTCGTCACCGCCGCCCGCACCTGGACGCTCTCCGACGGCACCGCACACCCCACCGGCTACTGGGCCGAGGAGCTGATCACCCCTTACGAGCAGCTCACCGCCGCCGGTCACGAGGTGTCGTTCGCGACGCCCGGCGGCATCGCTCCGGTCGCCGACGCCGGAAGCCTGCGCGACGGCGACGCCGAGGCGATCGCCGCGATCGATGAGCTCGCCTCCCCGCTCGTGCTCGCCGACGTCGACCCGGCGGCCTACGACGCGGTGTACTACCCGGGCGGACACGGCCCGATGCAGGATCTCGCGACGGATGCCGACTCGGCCGCCCTGATCGCCGCCACGATCGGCGGCGGCCGTCTGCTCGCCGCCGTCTGCCACGGCCTCGCCGCACTGCTTCCTGCGCGCGATGTCTCTGGGCAGCCGATCGTCGCCGGGCGCACGATCACCGGCTTCTCGGACGAGGAGGAGCGCATCGGCGGCCTCGCCGACCGCGCGCCGTTCCTACTCGAGTCCTCGCTGCGCGAGCTCGGGGCCGAGGTCGAGGTGGCAGAGCCGTGGAGCGACCACACCGTGGTCGACGGCCGGCTCATCACGGGACAGAACCCGCAGTCGTCGGCATCCGCTGCCGCAGCGCTGGTCGCCGCTCTCGGCTGA
- a CDS encoding glycoside hydrolase family 43 protein codes for MKRIRTVAAATCLTVALSMVAAASAQAEVPAGDPTTYTAYPAIQDPGATAAGYFAPFWFDDNGSHIQAHGGAIVSAQELGVDGGDVVTGSEDGRTVYYWYGEDRSNGYYGSPGVHAYKSYDTLNWQDQGVVMRSVSAASELESDYFDALYDTVDDDGQPRADRIAELAYHLDTNDAADLTTIFERPKALYNESTGKWVLWWHSDGQTTPGGSMYARSMAGVAVSDSPTGPFRLTGVYRMPNRTDYKACTSAAVPGQARDMTVFQDGDGTAYIVYSSEENRSLYVAELDDSYTNVTHTTSTDMANAHQFSEDGRYPYLFADGSADAPVRGEDFQIVKECGMLEAPALFQHGGRYYAVASGATGWGPNPQTYYTADSILGSWIRGVESGDANENVSYSSIPEGGDGLLSVGDTRRTTFGSQSTNVLDLGGGRFVYMGDRWNAGAADSTYVWLPITIGENGRAEMRNPAVEDPTRWASGWDASYWDDKGAGEEIWSVVDDGLPKTVAPGEDFADALPATVPVAAGGVTAATPVTWSATSFAERGTQTITGTLSGDDRFGAGRAFTRTIEVATEGIVNLAARSAVAVSSRPELSGTLVDGSVKGKGWDDWVAGGAYPKSSWLSFSWPFAQDVDQVVVHTYKDGAGATWPSTVAAEYLDAAGDWVSADVSVDLAQDAAASAPVATFDLSTLPQTNGIRLQLTTATSTWQSISEVQIWGADSSQDICSAAGTTVSASFHQTEYASLPAANACDGSAATAWSTWASTVRPSATFTVQPAQAHVVDRIGFTNIEGVIAGISVEYLDEKGAWHATGAQNVVPSANGKPTSVVFEPVLASAVRLTFATPGSYLKIPVLAVGETTLEVSAAITTRCVAGKVQLVTTVQNSGEEATDADIATVYGTKTISSIVADGSRSATAATRSADISAGEVTVTAREQTLTVGYPAATCG; via the coding sequence ATGAAGAGAATCAGGACGGTCGCCGCGGCGACCTGTCTCACGGTCGCACTGAGCATGGTGGCCGCGGCGTCCGCGCAGGCCGAGGTCCCTGCAGGCGACCCGACGACGTACACGGCGTATCCCGCTATTCAGGATCCCGGTGCGACCGCGGCAGGCTATTTCGCCCCCTTCTGGTTCGACGACAACGGTTCGCACATCCAGGCGCACGGCGGGGCGATCGTGTCGGCGCAGGAACTCGGCGTCGACGGCGGCGACGTGGTCACCGGGTCCGAAGACGGGCGCACGGTGTACTACTGGTACGGCGAAGACCGCAGCAACGGCTACTACGGCAGCCCCGGAGTGCACGCCTACAAGTCCTATGACACCCTCAACTGGCAGGACCAGGGCGTCGTGATGAGGTCGGTCTCCGCCGCATCCGAATTGGAATCCGACTACTTCGACGCGCTCTACGACACCGTCGACGACGACGGCCAGCCACGGGCCGACCGCATCGCCGAGCTGGCCTACCATCTCGACACGAACGACGCCGCCGACCTCACGACGATCTTCGAGCGCCCGAAAGCGCTCTACAACGAGAGCACCGGCAAATGGGTGCTGTGGTGGCACTCCGACGGGCAGACGACGCCGGGCGGCAGCATGTACGCGCGGTCCATGGCCGGGGTCGCCGTGTCCGACAGCCCGACGGGTCCGTTCCGACTCACCGGGGTGTACCGGATGCCGAACCGCACCGACTACAAGGCCTGCACATCCGCTGCCGTTCCCGGTCAGGCCCGGGACATGACGGTCTTCCAGGATGGCGACGGCACCGCGTACATCGTGTACTCCTCGGAGGAGAACCGCTCGCTGTACGTCGCCGAGCTCGACGACTCGTACACCAACGTCACGCACACCACGTCGACCGATATGGCGAACGCGCACCAGTTCTCGGAAGACGGACGCTACCCCTACCTGTTCGCCGACGGCTCCGCTGATGCGCCCGTGCGCGGCGAGGACTTCCAGATCGTCAAGGAGTGCGGCATGCTCGAGGCGCCTGCGCTCTTCCAGCACGGCGGCAGGTACTACGCCGTCGCGTCCGGAGCCACCGGTTGGGGCCCGAATCCGCAGACCTACTACACCGCTGACAGCATCCTCGGATCCTGGATCCGCGGAGTGGAGAGCGGCGACGCGAACGAGAACGTCTCGTACAGCTCGATCCCCGAGGGAGGGGACGGCCTGCTGTCGGTCGGCGACACCCGCCGCACCACGTTCGGCTCGCAGTCGACCAACGTGCTCGATCTCGGCGGCGGCCGCTTCGTCTACATGGGCGACCGCTGGAATGCGGGCGCCGCCGACTCGACGTACGTGTGGCTCCCGATCACGATCGGCGAGAACGGCCGCGCCGAGATGCGCAACCCGGCCGTCGAGGATCCGACGCGGTGGGCGAGCGGATGGGACGCCTCCTACTGGGACGACAAGGGCGCAGGCGAGGAGATCTGGAGCGTCGTCGACGACGGGCTGCCGAAGACCGTCGCACCGGGGGAGGACTTCGCAGATGCGCTGCCGGCCACCGTGCCTGTGGCCGCGGGCGGTGTGACCGCGGCGACGCCGGTGACCTGGAGTGCGACGTCGTTCGCCGAGCGCGGCACCCAGACGATCACCGGAACCCTGTCGGGTGACGACCGGTTCGGTGCAGGTCGCGCGTTCACACGCACGATCGAGGTGGCCACGGAAGGCATCGTGAACCTCGCTGCGCGGTCGGCGGTCGCGGTGTCGAGCCGCCCGGAGCTCAGCGGCACGCTGGTCGACGGCAGCGTCAAGGGCAAAGGCTGGGACGACTGGGTGGCCGGCGGCGCGTACCCGAAGTCGAGCTGGCTGTCGTTCTCGTGGCCGTTCGCGCAGGATGTCGACCAGGTCGTGGTGCACACCTACAAGGACGGAGCCGGCGCGACCTGGCCCTCGACGGTCGCGGCCGAATACCTCGATGCCGCAGGCGACTGGGTGTCGGCCGATGTGTCGGTCGACCTGGCGCAGGATGCCGCAGCATCCGCTCCCGTGGCGACCTTCGATCTGTCGACCCTTCCGCAGACGAACGGCATCCGCTTGCAGCTGACCACGGCGACGAGCACCTGGCAGTCGATCTCGGAAGTGCAGATCTGGGGCGCCGACAGCAGCCAGGACATCTGCTCGGCCGCCGGAACCACCGTGTCTGCGAGCTTCCACCAGACCGAGTACGCTTCCCTGCCCGCCGCGAACGCCTGCGACGGCAGTGCGGCGACCGCGTGGTCTACCTGGGCGTCGACGGTGCGGCCGTCGGCGACCTTCACTGTGCAGCCCGCTCAGGCGCACGTGGTCGACCGCATCGGATTCACCAACATCGAAGGCGTGATCGCGGGCATCAGCGTCGAGTACCTGGACGAGAAGGGCGCCTGGCACGCGACCGGCGCGCAGAACGTCGTGCCGAGCGCGAACGGAAAGCCCACGTCGGTCGTGTTCGAGCCGGTGCTCGCATCGGCCGTGCGCCTCACCTTCGCGACCCCGGGCTCATATCTGAAGATCCCGGTGCTGGCGGTGGGCGAGACCACGCTCGAGGTGTCGGCGGCGATCACCACGCGGTGCGTGGCAGGCAAGGTGCAGCTCGTCACGACCGTGCAGAACTCGGGGGAGGAGGCGACGGATGCCGACATCGCGACCGTCTACGGCACGAAGACGATCTCGTCGATCGTCGCCGACGGCAGCCGCTCGGCGACCGCCGCGACACGCTCGGCGGACATCTCCGCGGGAGAGGTGACGGTCACGGCCCGTGAACAGACGCTGACGGTCGGGTACCCCGCAGCGACCTGCGGCTGA
- a CDS encoding aldose 1-epimerase family protein: MTPRSGRQLRIAAHGYEAVIASVGASLRSLTHEGRDLVVPFAADEVRPGYRGTTLAPWPNRIVDGRYEFDGVEHQLALTEPARGQALHGLLSWAEYAHRVIEDDRVVLVAVIEPQTGYPFRVEVETEYRLDENGLQQTVTARNLGTDAAPWGTGPHPYLVAGPSTGSGTQGPPVDEWTLLLPASAVLTVTPDRLSPVSVEPVAAHPEWDFQTSRPIGDVFIDHAFTGLSRTDGIAEVRLVTDAGTGVAMTWDERCPWVQIHTADNPGFDDIHRIGLAVEPMTCPPDAFNSGTDLVVLEPGAEHSADWRIRAL; the protein is encoded by the coding sequence ATGACGCCCCGTTCCGGCCGTCAGCTGCGGATCGCGGCGCACGGCTACGAGGCGGTCATCGCGAGCGTCGGCGCTTCACTGCGCTCGCTGACCCACGAGGGCCGCGACCTGGTCGTGCCCTTCGCGGCAGACGAGGTGCGCCCGGGCTATCGGGGCACCACGCTCGCGCCCTGGCCCAACCGCATCGTCGACGGACGCTACGAGTTTGACGGCGTCGAGCATCAGCTCGCCCTCACCGAGCCGGCGCGCGGTCAGGCGCTGCACGGGCTGCTGTCGTGGGCCGAGTACGCCCACCGCGTGATCGAAGACGACCGTGTCGTGCTGGTCGCCGTCATCGAGCCGCAGACGGGCTACCCGTTCCGGGTCGAGGTCGAGACCGAGTATCGGCTCGACGAGAACGGCCTGCAGCAGACGGTCACCGCTCGCAATCTCGGGACGGATGCCGCCCCCTGGGGCACGGGCCCGCACCCGTATCTCGTGGCCGGCCCCTCGACAGGCTCAGGGACCCAAGGCCCTCCGGTCGACGAGTGGACTCTGCTGCTCCCGGCATCCGCGGTGCTCACCGTCACGCCCGACCGCCTGAGCCCGGTCTCCGTGGAACCCGTCGCCGCGCATCCGGAGTGGGATTTCCAGACGTCGCGGCCGATCGGCGACGTGTTCATCGATCACGCCTTCACCGGACTCTCGCGCACCGACGGCATCGCCGAGGTGCGCCTGGTGACGGATGCCGGCACCGGTGTCGCGATGACCTGGGATGAGCGCTGCCCGTGGGTGCAGATCCACACGGCCGACAACCCCGGCTTCGACGACATCCACCGCATCGGCCTCGCGGTCGAGCCGATGACGTGCCCGCCCGACGCCTTCAACTCCGGCACCGATCTCGTGGTGCTCGAGCCCGGCGCCGAGCACTCGGCCGACTGGCGGATCCGGGCGCTCTGA
- the araA gene encoding L-arabinose isomerase: protein MPKLTTSLDQYEVWFLTGSQHLYGPETLAQVAEQSQEIARLLDEAGDVPVKIVWKPVLTDSAAIKRTALEANAAENVIGLVAWMHTFSPAKMWIAGLDALQKPLAHLHTQANVELPWADIDFDFMNLNQAAHGDREFGYIQTRLGVPRKTIVGHASDPRVQREIGIWQRAAAGLAASRDLKLARFGDNMRFVAVTEGDKTEAELRFGVQVNTWGVNELADAVAAASESDVDALVAEYEELYEVVPELRKGGERHQSLRDGAAIEIGLRSFLEEGGFGAFTTSFEDLGSLKQLPGLAVQRLMAEGYGFGAEGDWKTAILVRIANVMGAGLPGGASLMEDYTYDMTPGDELILGAHMLEVSPSLTTAKPTLEIHPLGIGGKDDPVRLVFTADSGPAVVVALSDMRDRFRLTANVVENVEPRASLPKLPVGRAVWKPAPDFNTSAAAWLTAGAAHHTVMSTALGIEAFRDFAEMAEVELLVIDEETTLIEFQKQVRWNQAYYRLAQGL, encoded by the coding sequence ATGCCGAAGCTCACCACCTCCCTCGACCAGTACGAGGTCTGGTTCCTCACCGGCAGCCAGCACCTGTACGGCCCCGAGACGCTCGCGCAGGTCGCCGAGCAGTCGCAGGAGATCGCGCGTCTGCTCGACGAGGCGGGCGACGTGCCGGTGAAGATCGTCTGGAAGCCGGTGCTCACCGACTCCGCCGCCATCAAGCGCACGGCGCTCGAGGCGAACGCGGCAGAGAACGTCATCGGACTCGTCGCCTGGATGCACACATTCAGCCCCGCGAAGATGTGGATCGCGGGTCTCGATGCCCTGCAGAAGCCGCTCGCCCACCTGCACACGCAGGCGAACGTCGAGCTCCCGTGGGCCGACATCGACTTCGACTTCATGAACCTGAACCAGGCCGCGCACGGCGACCGCGAGTTCGGCTACATCCAGACGCGCCTCGGTGTGCCGCGCAAGACGATCGTCGGCCACGCGTCCGACCCGCGCGTGCAGCGCGAGATCGGCATCTGGCAGCGCGCCGCGGCCGGTCTCGCCGCGAGCCGTGATCTGAAGCTCGCCCGCTTCGGCGACAACATGCGCTTCGTCGCCGTCACCGAGGGTGACAAGACCGAGGCCGAGCTGCGCTTCGGCGTGCAGGTGAACACGTGGGGCGTGAACGAGCTGGCGGATGCCGTCGCCGCCGCATCCGAGTCGGACGTCGACGCGCTCGTCGCCGAATACGAAGAGCTGTATGAGGTCGTGCCGGAGCTCCGCAAGGGCGGCGAGCGGCACCAGTCGCTGCGCGACGGCGCCGCGATCGAGATCGGCCTGCGCTCGTTCCTCGAAGAGGGCGGCTTCGGCGCCTTCACCACCTCGTTCGAGGACCTCGGGTCGCTCAAGCAGCTGCCGGGGCTCGCCGTGCAGCGCCTGATGGCCGAGGGCTACGGCTTCGGCGCCGAAGGCGACTGGAAGACCGCGATCCTCGTGCGCATCGCGAACGTCATGGGCGCAGGGCTCCCCGGTGGCGCGAGCCTCATGGAGGACTACACCTACGACATGACCCCTGGTGACGAGCTCATCCTCGGCGCGCACATGCTCGAGGTCTCGCCCTCGCTCACGACCGCGAAGCCCACGCTCGAGATCCACCCGCTCGGCATCGGCGGCAAGGATGACCCGGTGCGCCTGGTCTTCACGGCCGACTCGGGTCCCGCCGTGGTCGTCGCGCTCAGCGACATGCGCGACCGCTTCCGTCTCACCGCGAACGTCGTCGAGAACGTCGAGCCACGAGCCTCGCTGCCGAAGCTCCCGGTCGGCCGTGCCGTCTGGAAGCCGGCTCCCGACTTCAACACCTCTGCCGCGGCCTGGCTGACGGCGGGCGCCGCGCACCACACCGTGATGTCGACGGCCCTCGGCATCGAGGCGTTCCGCGACTTCGCCGAGATGGCCGAGGTCGAGCTGCTCGTGATCGACGAGGAGACGACGCTCATCGAGTTCCAGAAGCAGGTCCGCTGGAACCAGGCGTACTACCGCCTGGCCCAGGGGCTCTGA